From the Candidatus Delongbacteria bacterium genome, one window contains:
- a CDS encoding thiamine diphosphokinase — MKKAYLVLNGNDFFNLKNSINKEYFVVAVDGGFHHLNNNNLKVDLLLGDFDSFKNPKLPDVEIIKFPTEKDFSDLYLALEEMKSRGFKEIYVDAVFGGRFDHELANYENAISFARYFDKIVFLGQNQTVHFLTKNKNLNLPIDTIVSFFSGTEKVSNLSLNGFKYSLDNYSLKRESPLGLSNVTTGSNQNIKFSDGVLVMSINLSEALN, encoded by the coding sequence TTGAAAAAAGCATATTTAGTTTTGAATGGTAATGATTTTTTTAATTTAAAAAATTCTATAAATAAAGAGTATTTTGTAGTTGCAGTTGACGGCGGATTTCATCATTTGAACAATAATAACCTTAAGGTTGATCTTCTTCTTGGTGATTTTGATTCATTTAAAAATCCAAAATTACCCGATGTCGAGATCATTAAGTTTCCGACTGAAAAAGATTTTTCAGATCTTTATCTTGCATTGGAAGAGATGAAAAGCCGGGGCTTCAAAGAAATTTATGTAGATGCCGTTTTCGGTGGTAGATTTGATCACGAATTGGCGAATTATGAAAATGCAATTAGTTTTGCTAGGTATTTTGATAAAATTGTGTTTCTTGGACAAAATCAAACTGTTCATTTTCTAACAAAAAATAAGAATCTTAATTTACCCATTGATACAATAGTTTCGTTTTTTTCAGGAACAGAGAAAGTTTCAAATTTATCTTTGAATGGTTTCAAGTATTCATTGGATAATTATTCGTTAAAAAGAGAAAGTCCGCTTGGTTTAAGTAATGTGACAACAGGAAGTAATCAAAATATTAAATTTTCTGATGGTGTTCTTGTTATGTCGATAAATTTATCAGAAGCTTTGAACTAA
- a CDS encoding PorV/PorQ family protein, protein MGIKKIVITAMLILASVVFSRPSEAGVIFLNIDAGARATGMGNSFVALADDATATYWNPAGLAYQEGKEFSVMYANWLPGFNLKNDTMYYMFSAYKQNIPGLGTIGGNIVYLYLGEMQRTNELGQEEGTFTTYETAATLSYGTDLSEELAIGLNVKFIYSHLSDQGAGKEKGSGTGYSTALDLGLMYLPTDELSIGMSISNMGPKISYIDYEQADPLPTNLKLGFAYYLLNDDINSLVITGDMNKLLVRRGIDTDDNGKIEGDEVNETDPIYKAIFTSWTDDDGLEDIIWGVGAEYWYNDLVALRAGMWKDKMGDISATTVGTSFRFSDYIFDMSYLIEKENHPLNETLRLAVNFLM, encoded by the coding sequence ATGGGAATTAAAAAGATAGTAATTACAGCGATGCTCATTCTTGCGTCGGTTGTGTTTAGTAGACCATCAGAAGCAGGGGTTATTTTTTTAAACATAGATGCAGGAGCAAGAGCGACTGGGATGGGGAACTCTTTTGTTGCTCTAGCTGATGACGCTACTGCAACTTACTGGAATCCTGCCGGTTTGGCATATCAGGAAGGAAAAGAGTTTTCAGTAATGTATGCTAATTGGCTACCAGGATTTAATCTTAAAAATGATACAATGTATTATATGTTTTCTGCTTATAAGCAAAATATTCCAGGATTGGGAACAATTGGTGGAAATATTGTATATCTCTATCTTGGTGAGATGCAAAGAACGAATGAGCTAGGACAAGAAGAAGGTACTTTTACAACTTATGAAACAGCTGCTACGCTATCATACGGTACTGATTTAAGTGAAGAGCTTGCAATTGGTTTGAATGTGAAATTTATCTATTCTCACCTTTCTGATCAGGGAGCTGGAAAAGAAAAAGGTTCAGGTACGGGATACAGTACAGCACTGGATTTGGGATTGATGTATTTACCAACGGATGAGCTTTCAATTGGTATGAGCATCTCCAACATGGGTCCAAAAATATCATATATTGATTATGAACAGGCAGATCCTCTTCCAACTAATTTAAAGCTAGGTTTTGCTTATTATCTATTGAATGACGATATAAATTCTTTGGTTATAACTGGTGATATGAATAAACTATTAGTTAGACGTGGTATTGACACGGATGATAATGGAAAAATTGAAGGTGATGAAGTAAATGAAACTGATCCAATCTACAAAGCAATTTTTACTTCATGGACGGACGATGACGGTTTAGAAGATATTATATGGGGCGTTGGTGCTGAATATTGGTACAATGATCTCGTAGCATTAAGAGCTGGAATGTGGAAAGATAAAATGGGGGACATTTCTGCTACAACTGTTGGAACTAGTTTTAGATTTAGTGACTATATTTTTGATATGAGTTACCTAATTGAGAAAGAAAATCATCCACTGAATGAGACTTTAAGGTTAGCAGTTAATTTCCTTATGTAA